From Argopecten irradians isolate NY chromosome 2, Ai_NY, whole genome shotgun sequence, the proteins below share one genomic window:
- the LOC138317037 gene encoding mucin-22-like: protein MCLAWPGKLTFCFAVLLPITSAEVTVLTPRQSGSEGNTQVKLLSAYGYSAAGQSSLEFQVKACQDASVALMTTDDEDASGKIYMVTLGGYVNTKIVIYDSKYGSEKTKMSGTVLGCNAFNYFKVKWSSGHVSVFSSPDSGVTWTELALWIDPSPIAVNYIGVTTSIYSDGEWKIKIGGETTSIETTTTTIPITTPAETTTTTTTSMKTTAEVTFSTTTSLTTTAEATTTTAITTEMVTTTYTSTMASGVCPCVCIKLNTTSFDCALNDVSCVIEAVKKELTVDKQILSSTIRKKTSANDDRPSAQAIGMVGVAFLVAFVLIVFVPDFVILCRYLFQRQSKAHIP, encoded by the exons ATGTGTTTAGCTTGGCCCGGAAAACTTACCTTCTGCTTCGCCGTTCTTCTCCCTATAACATCAGCAG AAGTGACTGTGTTGACCCCAAGACAAAGTGGATCTGAGGGAAACACGCAAGTTAAACTATTGAGTGCTTATGGTTACTCAGCTGCCGGTCAATCATCTCTGGAGTTTCAAGTGAAGGCGTGTCAGGATGCTTCGGTAGCCCTGATGACTACAGATGATGAAGATGCCTCCGGTAAAATATACATGGTCACTTTAGGCGGCTATGTAAACACCAAAATTGTTATATACGACTCGAAATATGGAAGCGAGAAAACCAAGATGTCTGGCACAGTATTGGGTTGTAATGCGTTCAACTATTTCAAAGTAAAGTGGAGCTCTGGTCATGTGTCGGTGTTCTCGTCCCCTGACAGTGGGGTCACGTGGACAGAGTTAGCATTATGGATAGACCCGTCACCAATAGCAGTAAACTACATAGGAGTAACTACGTCGATATACTCAGACGGAGAATGGAAGATcaaaatag GAGGAGAAACAACATCCATAGAAACAACTACTACGACAATCCCAATTACAACACCTGCTGAAACAACAACTACCACGACAACCTCCATGAAAACAACAGCTGAAGTAACATTTTCCACTACAACCTCCCTGACAACAACTGCTGAAGCAACAACTACCACTGCAATAACGACAGAAATGGTGACAACAACATACACTTCCACAATGGCAAGCGGGGTATGTCCGTGTGTCTGTATCAAGCTCAATACCACATCGTTCGACTGTGCCTTAAATGACGTCAGCTGTGTAATAGAAGCCGTGAAGAAGGAGTTGACTGTGGACAAACAAATTCTCTCATCCACCATTAGGAAGAAAACCAGTGCTAACGATGACAGGCCGTCCGCACAGGCGATTGGTATGGTAGGGGTAGCTTTCCTGGTAGCATTTGTACTCATAGTCTTTGTTCCGGACTTTGTAATATTATGCAGGTATCTATTTCAAAGGCAAAGCAAAGCACACATACCTTGA